The Amblyraja radiata isolate CabotCenter1 chromosome 1, sAmbRad1.1.pri, whole genome shotgun sequence genome contains a region encoding:
- the kctd8 gene encoding BTB/POZ domain-containing protein KCTD8 isoform X2 — protein MAVRDSILPISEMLAAPFPEVVELNVGGQVYVTKHHTLVSVSDSLLAHLFSKNSVKVLPRDNRGRYFLDRDGFLFRYILDYLRDKQLVLPDHFPEKERLLREAEHFQLGELTRVLASKVMVKQGSVAEDAAQSDAEENSQGSEMVPKGGTSDKKTGFITIGYRGSYTLVRDSQADAKFRRVARIMVCGRIALAKEVFGDTLNESRDPDRPPEKYTSRFYLKFTYLEQAFDRLSEAGFHMVACNSTGTATFINQYRDDKMWSSYTEYIFFPLF, from the coding sequence ATGGCTGTCCGCGACAGCATCCTGCCCATCAGCGAGATGTTGGCCGCCCCCTTCCCCGAGGTGGTGGAGCTGAACGTGGGAGgacaggtgtatgtgaccaagcaCCACACACTGGTCAGTGTGTCCGACTCGCTGCTGGCTCACCTCTTCTCCAAGAACAGCGTCAAGGTGCTTCCCAGGGACAACAGGGGCCGGTATTTCTTGGACCGGGACGGTTTCCTCTTCAGGTACATCCTGGACTATCTGCGGGACAAGCAGCTGGTGCTTCCCGACCACTTCCCGGAGAAGGAGAGGCTGCTGAGGGAAGCGGAGCACTTCCAGCTGGGCGAACTGACCAGGGTTCTGGCCTCCAAGGTTATGGTCAAGCAGGGCTCGGTGGCCGAGGATGCGGCGCAAAGCGACGCGGAGGAGAACTCGCAGGGCAGCGAGATGGTGCCCAAGGGCGGGACGTCCGACAAGAAGACTGGCTTCATCACCATCGGCTACCGGGGCTCCTACACCCTGGTGCGGGACAGCCAGGCCGACGCCAAGTTCCGCAGGGTGGCCAGAATCATGGTGTGCGGACGCATCGCACTGGCCAAGGAGGTTTTCGGGGACACCCTGAACGAGAGCCGGGACCCCGATCGCCCCCCTGAGAAGTACACGTCCAGGTTTTACCTGAAGTTCACTTACCTGGAGCAAGCTTTCGACCGGCTGTCCGAGGCGGGATTCCACATGGTGGCCTGTAACTCCACGGGCACGGCCACCTTCATCAACCAGTACAGAGATGACAAGATGTGGAGCAGCTACACCGAGTACATCTTCTTCC